A window of Mucilaginibacter paludis DSM 18603 contains these coding sequences:
- the odhB gene encoding 2-oxoglutarate dehydrogenase complex dihydrolipoyllysine-residue succinyltransferase — protein MSLEIKVPPVGESITEVTLSQWIKKDGDRVEMDEVIAELESDKATFELTAEKAGTLKTIAKEGDVIPVGGVVCSIEDGGAASAPAPQAVAASSAPAAPVEEKPEASAPAAPAAEAKSIEVKVPPVGESITEVTLSRWIKKDGDTVAMDEAIAELESDKATFELTAEQAGTLKTLAKEGDVLPIGAVVCSISGGGATAAPAASAPAATNAAPASQAVAADKNTYASGTPSPAAGKILAEKGIDAKGVNGTGVDGRITKEDALNAQKPVAAPAPKAAAPAPSAQPIAVSGSRVERREKMTSLRKTIAKRLVAVKNETAMLTTFNEVDMAPIMELRAKYKDKFKEKHGVGLGFMSFFTKAVCEALKDWPAVGARIEGEEVVYSDFADISIAVSAPKGLVVPIIRNASSMSLAEIEKAVVTLAGKARDNKLTIEDMTGGTFTITNGGIFGSMMSTPIINSPQSAILGMHNIIERPVAVNGQVVIRPMMYLALSYDHRIIDGRESVSFLVRVKQLLEDPARLLLGV, from the coding sequence ATGAGTTTAGAAATCAAGGTTCCGCCGGTAGGCGAATCAATTACAGAAGTTACTTTGTCACAATGGATCAAAAAAGATGGTGACAGGGTTGAAATGGATGAAGTGATTGCCGAATTAGAATCAGATAAGGCTACATTCGAGCTAACTGCCGAAAAAGCCGGAACTTTAAAAACTATTGCTAAAGAAGGTGATGTAATACCTGTAGGAGGTGTTGTATGCTCTATAGAGGATGGTGGTGCCGCATCGGCTCCCGCACCGCAAGCTGTGGCTGCTTCAAGCGCACCGGCAGCTCCTGTGGAAGAAAAGCCTGAGGCATCCGCTCCCGCAGCTCCCGCCGCAGAAGCAAAATCTATTGAGGTTAAAGTGCCGCCGGTTGGCGAGTCGATCACCGAGGTTACCTTATCTCGCTGGATTAAGAAAGATGGCGATACTGTTGCCATGGACGAAGCTATTGCCGAACTGGAATCAGACAAGGCTACATTTGAATTAACTGCTGAACAAGCCGGTACTTTAAAAACATTGGCTAAAGAGGGTGATGTATTACCAATTGGTGCTGTTGTTTGCAGTATTTCAGGTGGTGGTGCAACTGCTGCTCCTGCTGCTTCCGCACCTGCCGCTACAAATGCTGCACCTGCTTCGCAAGCTGTAGCTGCCGATAAAAACACTTACGCATCAGGTACGCCCTCACCGGCTGCCGGAAAAATATTGGCTGAAAAAGGCATTGATGCTAAAGGTGTGAACGGTACCGGAGTTGATGGCCGTATCACCAAAGAAGATGCCCTGAATGCTCAGAAACCTGTTGCCGCACCGGCTCCAAAAGCTGCTGCTCCGGCACCATCTGCTCAGCCAATTGCTGTTTCTGGTTCAAGGGTTGAGCGTCGCGAAAAAATGACTTCGTTGCGTAAAACCATTGCCAAGCGTTTAGTTGCTGTTAAAAACGAAACAGCCATGTTAACTACCTTTAACGAGGTAGATATGGCGCCAATAATGGAACTGCGCGCCAAATACAAAGATAAATTTAAAGAGAAACATGGCGTAGGCTTAGGCTTTATGTCGTTCTTTACCAAAGCGGTTTGTGAGGCTCTGAAAGATTGGCCGGCCGTAGGTGCCCGTATTGAAGGTGAAGAAGTTGTTTACAGCGATTTTGCCGATATTTCAATCGCGGTATCTGCTCCGAAAGGATTGGTGGTTCCAATTATCCGCAACGCCAGCAGCATGAGCCTGGCCGAAATTGAAAAAGCGGTTGTAACGCTTGCTGGTAAAGCACGCGATAATAAACTGACCATTGAGGACATGACCGGCGGAACATTTACCATTACCAACGGTGGTATCTTTGGTTCGATGATGTCGACCCCGATTATCAATTCGCCACAGTCGGCTATATTGGGTATGCACAATATCATTGAGCGCCCCGTGGCTGTAAACGGACAAGTGGTGATCCGCCCGATGATGTACCTGGCCCTGTCATATGATCACCGGATTATCGATGGCCGTGAGTCGGTAAGCTTCCTGGTAAGGGTTAAGCAATTATTGGAAGATCCTGCGAGGTTATTATTGGGCGTATAG
- a CDS encoding DASH family cryptochrome gives MSEKTILVWFRNDLRIHDNEILVEALRKADKVLPVFCFDNFYFKITRYGTRKTGDFRTRFLLEAVADLRKTLQQHGAELIVRSGDPVDIIPQLAEEYHVSEVYHHREVAFEETDISAKVEAVLWKKKLNLKHFIGHTFYHKEDLPFPIKDIPDVFTTFRKKVERDSSIRPCFETPGNISIPPIDHPGEIPTLQQLGFDEPVDDSRAVLHFKGGETEALKRLHEYFWESDCLKTYKTTRNGLLGADYSSKFSPWLSVGCLSVRQVYWEVKRYEQERGANDSTYWLIFELLWRDYFRFMFKKYGNQFFKAGGFKGQAPEVVPHEDELFEKWKAGETGVPFIDANMRELNATGFMSNRGRQNVASFLVKDLKVNWTKGAAYFEEKLIDYSPASNWGNWAYVAGVGNDPRENRHLNVIKQAIEYDPKGEYVKTWIPELTMIPAKLVQTPFFLTEADLKLYKVELGVNYPKLIINLAVTSINDKGATLFA, from the coding sequence ATGAGTGAAAAAACGATACTGGTTTGGTTTAGAAACGATCTTCGCATACACGATAATGAAATTTTAGTAGAGGCCCTTCGTAAGGCTGACAAGGTTTTGCCCGTGTTCTGCTTTGATAATTTCTATTTTAAAATCACCCGTTACGGCACGCGTAAAACCGGAGATTTCAGAACTCGTTTTTTGTTAGAGGCTGTAGCCGATCTGCGTAAAACGTTACAGCAACATGGTGCCGAACTGATCGTCCGTTCGGGCGATCCCGTAGACATCATCCCACAGTTAGCCGAAGAGTATCATGTATCCGAGGTTTATCATCATCGTGAGGTAGCCTTTGAAGAAACCGATATCTCGGCAAAAGTTGAGGCTGTACTATGGAAAAAGAAACTCAATTTAAAGCATTTTATCGGCCACACTTTTTATCATAAAGAAGACTTACCTTTTCCGATTAAGGATATTCCGGATGTTTTTACCACGTTTCGTAAAAAGGTAGAACGTGATAGCAGCATTCGGCCGTGTTTTGAAACACCGGGGAACATTAGTATTCCGCCTATCGATCATCCGGGCGAAATCCCAACGTTGCAGCAATTAGGGTTTGATGAACCTGTTGACGATAGCCGTGCTGTATTGCATTTTAAAGGTGGAGAAACTGAGGCTTTGAAACGGCTGCACGAATATTTCTGGGAAAGCGACTGCCTCAAAACATATAAAACCACCCGTAATGGCTTGTTAGGCGCAGATTATTCGTCTAAGTTTTCGCCCTGGCTTTCTGTGGGATGCTTATCTGTAAGGCAGGTTTACTGGGAGGTAAAGCGTTATGAACAAGAGCGCGGTGCAAACGACTCAACCTACTGGTTGATTTTTGAATTGCTTTGGCGCGATTATTTCCGCTTTATGTTTAAAAAATACGGTAACCAGTTTTTTAAAGCCGGTGGTTTTAAAGGCCAGGCGCCTGAGGTTGTACCCCATGAGGATGAACTGTTTGAAAAATGGAAAGCCGGCGAAACCGGCGTGCCGTTTATTGACGCCAATATGCGCGAACTTAATGCCACAGGCTTTATGAGTAACCGCGGAAGGCAAAATGTAGCCAGCTTTTTGGTGAAAGATTTAAAGGTAAACTGGACAAAGGGCGCTGCTTATTTTGAGGAAAAACTGATTGACTATTCGCCAGCCAGCAATTGGGGCAATTGGGCCTACGTTGCCGGTGTAGGGAACGATCCGCGCGAGAACCGCCACTTAAACGTAATTAAACAAGCCATAGAATACGACCCCAAAGGCGAATATGTGAAAACATGGATCCCCGAATTAACCATGATACCCGCCAAGCTTGTGCAAACGCCGTTCTTTTTAACCGAGGCCGACCTTAAGCTTTATAAAGTTGAATTGGGGGTTAACTATCCAAAATTGATCATCAACCTGGCGGTCACGTCAATAAATGACAAGGGCGCTACACTATTTGCTTAA
- a CDS encoding ABC1 kinase family protein, with the protein MAPKKNMSEQPKEQNSIPTTKVQRSAKFVTTGFKIGGNYIKHYSKKLFNPDLNKDELNQDNASDIYESLSELKGSALKVAQMLSMDKNLLPKAYTDKFSLSQYNAPPLSGPLIVQTFKKLFGKSPEQIYDKFELKSTNAASIGQVHRAELNGKKLAVKIQYPGVGDSISSDLKLVKPFAFRLLGMSERELDIYMNEVEERLVEETDYELEVRRSIQFSEACANLDNLVFPEYFPELSRKRVITMSWIEGMHLKEFLQTNPSQELRNTIGQAMWDFYNFQQHELRAVHADPHPGNFLITPDGKLGIIDFGCIKEMPDDFYYPFFSTTSTDLLENKEETIKAFRQLEMIHAKDNPQQVEFYYTQYKEMIGLFAKPYMTGKFDFGENEFFDNLYSFGEKIARMPEFKQARGVKHFIYVNRTNFGLYNILHELKAQVNTDTFKPHVLLAY; encoded by the coding sequence ATGGCCCCCAAAAAAAACATGAGCGAACAACCCAAAGAGCAAAACAGCATACCAACTACCAAAGTACAGCGTTCGGCCAAATTTGTTACCACCGGTTTTAAAATCGGCGGTAACTATATCAAGCACTATTCTAAAAAATTATTTAACCCGGATTTAAATAAAGACGAGTTAAACCAAGATAATGCGAGCGACATTTACGAATCGTTAAGCGAGCTGAAGGGCAGCGCCTTAAAGGTAGCGCAAATGCTAAGCATGGATAAAAACCTGCTTCCCAAAGCGTATACCGATAAGTTTTCCCTGTCGCAATATAACGCTCCACCCTTGTCGGGCCCGCTGATCGTTCAGACATTTAAAAAACTGTTCGGCAAAAGCCCGGAGCAGATTTACGACAAATTTGAATTAAAATCAACCAACGCCGCATCCATCGGCCAGGTACACCGTGCCGAACTGAATGGTAAAAAGTTGGCCGTGAAAATCCAGTATCCCGGCGTAGGCGATTCCATTTCGTCGGATTTAAAACTCGTAAAGCCCTTTGCGTTCCGCTTATTAGGTATGAGCGAGCGGGAACTGGACATTTACATGAATGAAGTTGAAGAGCGCCTGGTTGAAGAAACGGACTATGAGCTGGAAGTACGCCGGTCGATACAGTTTTCTGAAGCTTGTGCTAACCTGGACAACCTGGTTTTCCCTGAATATTTCCCCGAGCTATCCCGCAAACGGGTAATCACCATGAGCTGGATTGAGGGGATGCACTTAAAGGAGTTTTTACAAACTAATCCATCACAGGAGTTGCGCAACACTATCGGGCAGGCCATGTGGGATTTTTACAATTTCCAACAGCATGAGCTGCGCGCGGTGCATGCGGATCCGCATCCGGGCAACTTCCTGATTACTCCAGATGGCAAATTAGGAATTATTGATTTTGGCTGTATTAAAGAAATGCCTGATGATTTTTATTACCCTTTCTTCTCCACCACCTCTACCGATCTGTTGGAAAACAAGGAAGAAACCATCAAGGCCTTCCGCCAGTTAGAGATGATACATGCCAAGGATAACCCGCAACAGGTGGAGTTTTATTATACCCAGTATAAAGAAATGATAGGCCTTTTTGCCAAGCCTTACATGACAGGGAAATTTGATTTTGGCGAAAACGAGTTTTTTGATAACCTGTATAGCTTCGGCGAAAAAATAGCCCGCATGCCCGAGTTTAAACAAGCCCGCGGTGTAAAGCATTTTATTTATGTAAACCGTACCAATTTCGGTTTGTATAATATACTGCATGAGTTAAAAGCACAGGTGAATACAGATACGTTTAAGCCGCATGTTTTGCTGGCGTATTAG
- a CDS encoding ATP-binding protein → MIKRSLQTAIERRLFKGKALLIFGPRQVGKSTLIEAILNNKDHLYLNGDDADVRDILTNTTATKLKTIIGNKKILFIDEAQRVTNIGLTIKLFTDQIKDVQVIATGSSAFELSSQVNEPLTGRKYEFMLFPLSFNELVQHTNLIQEKRMIEHRMIFGYYPEIVTKPGEEAELLKLLAGSYLYKDLLMLEQVKKPLILEKLLKALALQVGSEISYHELAQTIGSDSKTIDKYIDLLEKTYVVFRLPAFSRNVRNEIKKGKKIYFYDCGIRNAIINSFKPLNSRTDTGALWENYIIAERMKHLRYHNLDTTQYFWRTNQQQEIDLIEDEGEQLAAYEFKWSSKSKARFPQTFTDNYAGSKTLVITPDNVEDFLLNNT, encoded by the coding sequence ATGATTAAAAGAAGCTTACAAACAGCGATAGAAAGACGACTTTTTAAAGGTAAGGCTTTGCTCATTTTTGGGCCGCGGCAAGTAGGTAAATCAACTCTTATTGAAGCTATTTTGAATAATAAGGATCATTTATATCTCAATGGGGATGATGCGGATGTGCGTGATATACTCACCAATACTACCGCCACTAAACTAAAGACGATTATAGGAAATAAGAAAATACTGTTTATCGATGAAGCACAACGCGTTACCAATATTGGCTTAACTATAAAATTGTTTACCGATCAGATTAAAGATGTGCAGGTAATTGCAACCGGCTCATCCGCTTTCGAACTTTCAAGTCAGGTTAACGAGCCACTCACAGGCCGTAAATATGAATTTATGCTTTTTCCGTTGAGTTTTAACGAATTAGTGCAGCATACAAACCTGATTCAGGAAAAACGAATGATTGAACACCGGATGATTTTTGGTTACTACCCCGAAATTGTTACCAAGCCGGGGGAAGAAGCAGAACTGTTAAAACTGCTGGCGGGTAGTTATCTTTATAAAGATCTGCTCATGCTTGAACAGGTAAAAAAGCCCTTAATCCTCGAAAAATTATTAAAAGCACTTGCCTTGCAAGTTGGCAGCGAGATCAGTTATCACGAATTGGCGCAAACTATTGGAAGTGATAGCAAGACGATTGATAAATATATCGACCTACTTGAAAAAACTTATGTTGTATTTCGCCTGCCAGCTTTTAGCCGGAACGTTCGCAATGAAATAAAAAAAGGAAAAAAAATTTATTTTTATGATTGTGGAATCCGTAATGCCATCATCAATAGCTTTAAACCGCTAAATTCAAGAACCGATACTGGTGCATTATGGGAAAACTATATCATTGCCGAACGCATGAAACATCTGCGATACCATAACCTCGATACTACCCAATATTTTTGGCGTACTAACCAACAACAGGAAATTGATTTAATTGAAGATGAAGGCGAACAACTGGCAGCGTATGAATTTAAATGGAGTTCAAAGTCGAAGGCACGGTTCCCACAAACTTTCACAGATAACTATGCAGGATCAAAAACCTTAGTTATTACTCCAGACAATGTTGAAGACTTTTTATTGAATAATACTTAG
- a CDS encoding TetR family transcriptional regulator C-terminal domain-containing protein, with product MATKESIQNAYIDYVLTVGEQPKSVYIFAKQNEMAEEEFYNFFGSFNAIEQSIWTDMAAKTIAEIQTQEVWSGYTSREKALSFFYSFFEFAKSKRSFATYSANKINRGFATPTVWQGLKNEFEIFSTGILQDGIESGELTDRKFFADKYKDALWIQFVFVLNFWTNDMSAGFEKTDEAIEKGINVTFDLFQRSPIDNLLDYGKFLAKNGGIKEKMGF from the coding sequence ATGGCTACTAAAGAAAGCATCCAAAACGCCTACATCGATTATGTGTTGACAGTAGGCGAACAACCTAAGTCGGTTTATATTTTTGCTAAACAAAATGAAATGGCCGAAGAAGAGTTTTATAACTTTTTTGGCTCGTTTAATGCGATTGAACAAAGTATATGGACGGATATGGCTGCGAAAACCATCGCCGAAATTCAAACCCAGGAAGTTTGGTCGGGGTATACATCGCGCGAGAAGGCACTATCGTTCTTTTACAGCTTTTTTGAATTTGCCAAAAGCAAACGCAGCTTTGCAACCTATAGTGCTAATAAAATAAACAGAGGCTTTGCTACACCAACAGTTTGGCAGGGCTTAAAAAATGAATTTGAAATATTTAGTACCGGAATTTTGCAAGATGGTATTGAAAGTGGTGAACTAACCGACCGGAAATTTTTTGCCGATAAGTATAAAGATGCATTATGGATACAATTTGTATTTGTACTCAACTTCTGGACCAATGACATGTCTGCCGGTTTTGAAAAAACCGACGAAGCTATTGAGAAAGGGATAAATGTAACCTTCGACCTTTTTCAACGTTCGCCTATTGATAACCTGCTTGATTACGGCAAATTTTTGGCTAAAAACGGCGGCATTAAAGAGAAGATGGGATTTTGA
- a CDS encoding 2-oxoglutarate dehydrogenase E1 component, whose product MDRLTYLNSGNAAYIDSLYEAYKQDPESVDFGWQKFFEGFDFGKSSESCEVSTSAPASGNETHEHFLKEINVLNMINGYRARGHLFTKTNPVRERRKYFPGKELETFGLSDADLDTVFTAGVEIGLGAAKLRDIRDMLEQTYCQSIGAEYRYIRNPIKMKWFEDRMESVRNTPNFSVDEKKRILNKLNQAVVFENFLGTKFLGQKRFSLEGAEALIPALDSVIEKGADLGLEEFVIGMAHRGRLNVLANIMKKSYKQIFSEFQGKSYDADSSFGGDVKYHLGYSNDIETLNGKKVHLSLCPNPSHLETVDPVVEGLTRSKIDFKYNGDYKKIAPILIHGDASIAGQGIVYEVLQMSKLDGYRTGGTIHLVINNQIGFTTNYKDARSSTYCTDVAKTVLSPVLHVNGDDAEALAFVINMAMEYRQTFHDDVFIDILCYRRYGHNEADEPKFTQPLLYKAIESHANPRDIYNQKLLDQGSVGATFAAELEKTFRAQLQTMLDESKAEEHFTETKPMYGGAWQGLHIANEKELALSPDTSVSEAELLEISKGLTNLPGDKEFFKKIEKLFEERKNMVEKTHVFDWAMGELMAYGSLLKENHRVRLSGEDVKRGTFSHRHAVLTLVDSEEEYTPLNTLGTEAQFDVYNSLLSEYGVLGFEYGYALADPNALTIWEAQFGDFFNGAQIIVDQYIASAETKWQRGNGLVMLLPHGYEGQGPEHSSARIERFMELCADSNIQVANCTTPANFFHVLRRQLHREFRKPLVIFTPKSLLRNPQCVSPLEEFTQGKFRELIDDTFVSEKDVKRVLFCSGKIYYDLLEKQQTDARKDVAIVRVEQLYPTPVQAMQKIKAKYSNAKEFIWVQEEPENMGAWPYMCRKFRNNDLQLDIISRKESSSTATGYAKQHTSQQLYIVGKAFSVPAGEEQKKSIKKTTEKMAETSAD is encoded by the coding sequence ATGGATCGTCTCACTTATCTAAATAGCGGCAACGCGGCCTATATCGACTCACTTTACGAAGCATATAAGCAAGACCCGGAATCGGTTGATTTTGGCTGGCAAAAGTTTTTTGAAGGTTTTGATTTTGGCAAAAGCTCTGAATCTTGCGAAGTTAGCACAAGCGCGCCTGCGTCGGGTAACGAAACTCACGAACATTTTTTAAAGGAAATTAACGTGCTTAACATGATCAATGGCTACCGTGCCCGTGGTCATTTGTTCACTAAAACCAATCCGGTACGCGAGCGTCGTAAATATTTTCCGGGTAAAGAGCTTGAAACATTTGGTTTAAGTGATGCCGATTTAGATACTGTATTTACAGCTGGTGTTGAAATTGGACTTGGTGCCGCCAAATTGCGCGACATCCGCGATATGCTGGAACAAACCTATTGCCAGTCGATAGGGGCCGAATACAGGTATATCCGGAACCCTATAAAAATGAAGTGGTTTGAGGATAGGATGGAGAGCGTACGTAATACGCCTAATTTTTCTGTCGACGAGAAAAAACGGATTCTGAATAAGCTCAACCAGGCTGTTGTTTTCGAGAACTTTTTAGGAACCAAATTTTTGGGCCAGAAACGTTTTTCGCTGGAGGGTGCTGAAGCCTTGATCCCCGCCCTGGATTCTGTTATAGAAAAAGGTGCCGACTTAGGTCTGGAAGAGTTTGTAATTGGTATGGCTCACCGCGGACGTTTAAACGTGCTGGCCAATATCATGAAAAAATCATACAAACAGATTTTTTCTGAGTTTCAGGGCAAAAGCTACGATGCTGATTCATCCTTTGGTGGCGACGTAAAATATCACCTCGGTTATTCTAACGATATTGAAACCTTAAACGGTAAAAAGGTTCACCTGAGCCTTTGCCCTAACCCATCTCACCTGGAAACGGTTGATCCGGTGGTTGAAGGCTTAACCCGTTCAAAAATTGATTTTAAATACAATGGCGATTATAAAAAGATCGCTCCTATATTAATACACGGTGATGCCTCTATTGCAGGCCAGGGCATTGTTTACGAAGTGCTGCAAATGTCTAAACTTGATGGCTATCGCACAGGGGGGACTATCCATTTGGTAATCAACAACCAGATAGGTTTTACCACTAACTATAAAGATGCCCGCTCAAGTACTTATTGTACTGATGTAGCCAAAACAGTATTATCGCCAGTGCTTCACGTTAATGGTGATGACGCCGAAGCTTTAGCCTTCGTAATCAACATGGCTATGGAGTACCGTCAAACTTTCCACGACGACGTATTTATCGATATTTTATGCTATCGCCGTTATGGCCATAACGAGGCTGATGAGCCTAAGTTCACCCAGCCATTGTTGTACAAGGCTATCGAATCGCACGCTAATCCGAGAGATATCTATAACCAAAAATTATTAGATCAAGGCAGCGTGGGTGCTACTTTTGCTGCGGAGTTGGAAAAGACTTTCCGAGCACAATTGCAAACCATGCTTGACGAATCGAAGGCTGAGGAACACTTTACCGAAACAAAACCGATGTACGGCGGTGCATGGCAAGGCTTACACATCGCTAACGAAAAAGAATTGGCTTTGTCGCCTGATACATCCGTATCAGAAGCAGAATTACTGGAAATAAGTAAGGGTTTAACAAATTTACCTGGCGATAAGGAGTTTTTCAAGAAGATAGAGAAGCTGTTTGAAGAGCGTAAAAACATGGTTGAGAAAACACATGTTTTTGACTGGGCCATGGGCGAATTAATGGCTTACGGCTCTTTACTGAAAGAGAATCATCGGGTACGTTTAAGCGGCGAGGATGTTAAACGGGGTACCTTCTCTCACCGTCATGCGGTATTAACCCTTGTTGATTCTGAAGAGGAATATACTCCTTTAAATACCTTGGGCACCGAAGCCCAGTTTGATGTTTATAACTCACTACTATCAGAATATGGTGTTTTAGGTTTTGAATATGGTTATGCCCTTGCCGACCCGAACGCTTTAACCATTTGGGAAGCTCAGTTTGGCGACTTTTTTAACGGAGCACAAATTATAGTTGATCAATATATTGCCAGTGCCGAAACCAAATGGCAACGCGGTAACGGCTTGGTGATGCTACTACCTCACGGGTACGAAGGTCAAGGCCCGGAGCATTCATCAGCCCGTATTGAACGTTTTATGGAGCTTTGCGCTGATAGTAATATCCAGGTGGCTAATTGCACAACGCCGGCAAACTTTTTCCATGTGTTGCGCCGCCAGCTGCACCGCGAGTTCCGTAAGCCTTTGGTTATATTTACACCCAAAAGTTTATTGCGTAACCCGCAATGCGTATCCCCTTTAGAAGAGTTTACACAAGGCAAATTCCGCGAATTGATAGATGATACCTTTGTGAGTGAGAAAGATGTTAAGCGCGTACTTTTCTGCTCGGGTAAAATTTATTATGATTTGTTAGAGAAACAACAAACAGATGCCCGTAAGGATGTGGCCATTGTTCGCGTAGAGCAATTATACCCTACACCAGTGCAGGCGATGCAGAAAATAAAGGCCAAATACAGCAATGCCAAAGAGTTTATCTGGGTTCAGGAAGAACCGGAAAACATGGGCGCATGGCCGTATATGTGCCGCAAATTCCGTAATAACGATTTGCAGTTAGATATCATCTCCCGTAAGGAAAGCAGCAGTACCGCTACTGGTTATGCTAAGCAACATACTTCGCAGCAATTGTACATTGTTGGAAAAGCATTTAGCGTTCCTGCCGGAGAAGAGCAAAAAAAATCAATCAAAAAGACCACCGAAAAGATGGCCGAAACCAGCGCCGATTAA
- a CDS encoding CBS domain-containing protein, with translation MKKIRNILENKGHQVYAVSPETSVYDALHMMMEKNISSLLIMENEVLKGIFTERDYARKLVLMGRSSRETPIGEIMTANLFTITPSETIDHCMEMMSTYKIRHLPVIDNNRVTGMVSIGDVVKFIIEDQKRTIQQLESYIAS, from the coding sequence ATGAAGAAAATCAGGAACATTCTCGAAAACAAAGGACATCAGGTTTACGCTGTTTCTCCGGAAACATCTGTTTATGATGCCTTACACATGATGATGGAAAAAAACATCAGTTCTCTGCTCATCATGGAAAATGAAGTATTGAAAGGCATTTTTACAGAACGTGACTATGCGCGCAAACTGGTGTTGATGGGCAGATCATCCAGGGAGACACCCATAGGCGAGATTATGACTGCAAACTTGTTTACTATAACCCCCAGCGAAACCATAGATCATTGCATGGAAATGATGAGCACCTACAAAATACGCCACCTACCTGTTATTGACAATAACAGGGTAACGGGCATGGTGTCTATTGGTGATGTGGTGAAATTCATTATTGAAGATCAAAAACGAACCATTCAGCAATTAGAAAGTTATATAGCGAGTTGA
- a CDS encoding SDR family oxidoreductase → MKVLITGANGYIGTRLLPVLLEKGHEVVCLVRDKRRFKEKSDFGDKVSIITGDLLKEQSIEAFPTDIDAAYYLVHSMADDKEFSNLEALSAHNFVQALDKTNCKQIIFLGGIANDDQLSKHLLSRQHVETVLGEARAALTVLRAAIVIGSGSASFEIIRDLAEKLPVMTAPRWLNTRSQPIAIRDVLGYLEGILLNEKSYNQTFDIGGPDILSFKDMLLIYAKVRKLDRKIIILPFLSPKISSYWLYFVTSTSYQLAQSLVDSMKNETIAHDNRINDIVPRQCLHYEEALNLAFVKIEQNSIVSSWKDALNLGYLHTDFMDQIKVPQNGTVEFKVNIPFEEDSEEVLNNIWAIGGNRGWYYWDWIWNLRGFIDKIVGGVGSRRGRTSNINISPGDVLDFWRVLLADKKNKRLLLYAEMKLPGEAWLEFKICKKDGKNYLSEVATFRPNGLWGRAYWYLMWPFHLFIFKGMANEIISFKHKHLIA, encoded by the coding sequence ATGAAAGTGTTGATAACAGGTGCTAACGGCTACATCGGCACAAGGCTGCTTCCGGTTTTGCTGGAAAAAGGCCATGAGGTTGTTTGTCTTGTGCGGGATAAGCGACGATTTAAAGAGAAAAGTGATTTTGGCGACAAGGTAAGTATTATTACAGGCGATTTGCTGAAAGAGCAGTCTATAGAAGCATTCCCCACAGATATTGATGCAGCTTATTACCTGGTACATTCTATGGCCGATGATAAGGAGTTCTCTAATTTGGAGGCGCTTTCTGCCCATAATTTTGTACAAGCGCTGGATAAAACCAATTGCAAGCAAATTATTTTTTTAGGTGGCATTGCCAACGATGATCAATTGTCTAAGCATTTACTGTCGCGCCAGCATGTGGAAACCGTGTTAGGCGAAGCCAGGGCTGCACTAACTGTTTTACGGGCGGCGATAGTTATCGGATCTGGCAGCGCATCGTTCGAGATCATCCGAGACCTGGCCGAAAAACTGCCTGTAATGACAGCGCCACGCTGGCTTAACACGCGCTCGCAGCCAATTGCTATACGTGATGTATTAGGTTACCTGGAAGGGATTTTGCTGAACGAAAAATCATACAACCAAACTTTTGATATCGGTGGGCCAGATATTTTAAGCTTTAAGGATATGCTGCTCATTTATGCCAAAGTGCGCAAGCTTGACCGTAAAATTATCATCCTGCCGTTTTTATCACCCAAAATATCATCCTACTGGTTATACTTTGTAACCTCTACCAGCTATCAATTAGCGCAAAGCCTGGTAGACAGCATGAAGAACGAAACTATTGCACACGATAACCGGATCAATGATATAGTACCCCGCCAGTGTTTACATTATGAGGAAGCGCTTAACCTGGCCTTTGTTAAGATAGAACAAAACTCCATTGTATCCAGTTGGAAAGATGCCCTTAACCTGGGTTACCTGCATACCGACTTTATGGACCAGATTAAAGTACCGCAAAATGGCACGGTTGAGTTTAAAGTTAATATCCCGTTTGAGGAAGATAGTGAAGAGGTACTCAACAATATTTGGGCCATAGGCGGTAACCGGGGTTGGTATTATTGGGACTGGATATGGAACCTGCGCGGTTTTATCGATAAAATTGTTGGAGGCGTAGGTTCGCGCCGTGGCCGTACCAGCAACATCAATATCTCGCCCGGCGATGTGCTTGATTTTTGGCGTGTGTTGCTGGCCGACAAAAAAAATAAACGCCTGCTGCTTTATGCGGAAATGAAATTGCCCGGCGAAGCCTGGCTGGAATTTAAGATCTGCAAAAAGGACGGAAAAAATTATTTGAGCGAAGTAGCCACGTTTAGGCCCAACGGCTTATGGGGCCGTGCCTATTGGTATTTGATGTGGCCTTTCCATTTATTTATTTTTAAGGGAATGGCTAACGAGATCATCAGTTTTAAACATAAACACCTGATTGCCTGA